A window of Mycolicibacterium fluoranthenivorans contains these coding sequences:
- a CDS encoding RND family transporter: MSAHQAKRPFFARTVRLLAIPIIVFWGLVAVSTNTFIPKVEDVAAELAGPMIPTYAPSQVAMLHIGEKFQESTSTSLTMVVLEADHPLGEQDHRYYDDLVQRLQHDTRHVQYVMDLWGKPITAAGAQSVDGKATYVLLRLAGDIGQIQANQSVDAVRHIVAEDTPPPGLKVYVSGAAPLASDTLSIANSSLNNITIVTIFLIIAMLLIVYRSPSTVLVPLASVLFEMLIAKGVVSTLGHFGVIPLSSFAVNMVVSLTLGAGTDYGIFLLGRYHEARQAGETREQAYYTAYKGVSPIIIGSGLTIAGAGFCLSFARLDYFHTMGPAVAIAMLLTISAALTLGPAILTVGSLFGLFDPKRVVRGHLYRRIAASVVRWPVPILAASCAVVMLGAVFVPTYRVSYDDRTYQPADAPANQGFAASDRHFAPSKLFTEMLMVESDHDLRNSADFISLDRVAKALIRLPGVAMVQSITRPLGRPLDHASIPYLFTTQGSGSGQQLPFNQQANGDTDKQAQIQADTVATLGKTIDLTQKMADDLHSTVLTFENLQQVTDEVNSDVANLDDFMRPLKNYFYWEPHCFDIPVCYAFKSLFDGLDGIDALNAQIANATADFQAIDALMPQMITQLKIQRDQTQALQAVIVNSYGPSHLQSTQTDQTFDDMINVGNDFDASRSDDFFYMPREAFDNEDVKTGMKLMISPDGKAARFIVTHEGNAMGPEGVEHVEQFPDAIKAALKETSLAGSRIYIGGAGSNNKDIKQYGASDLLIVAIAAFILIFLIMLFITRSLIAALVIPGTVAFSFAGAFGLSVLVWQHLIGLHLHWLVLPITFIILVAVGSDYNLLLIARVKEEVHAGLHTGLIRALGSTGGVVTSAGLVFAFTMLAMLTSDLRTIGQVGTTVCIGLLLDTLIVRSFIVPCLIRILGPWFWWPTLVRTRPLRAPSDVAGVRR; this comes from the coding sequence GTGAGTGCACATCAGGCCAAGCGCCCGTTCTTCGCGCGGACGGTCCGCCTGCTGGCCATCCCGATCATCGTCTTCTGGGGACTGGTCGCGGTCAGCACCAACACCTTCATCCCCAAGGTGGAGGATGTGGCCGCCGAACTGGCCGGTCCGATGATCCCGACCTACGCACCGTCGCAGGTGGCGATGTTGCACATCGGCGAGAAGTTCCAGGAATCCACGTCCACCAGTCTCACCATGGTGGTGTTGGAGGCCGACCATCCGTTGGGCGAGCAGGATCACCGGTACTACGACGACTTGGTGCAGCGCCTGCAGCACGACACCCGGCACGTGCAGTACGTCATGGACCTGTGGGGCAAGCCGATCACCGCGGCGGGCGCCCAGAGTGTCGACGGTAAGGCGACGTATGTGCTGCTGCGACTGGCCGGCGATATCGGCCAGATCCAGGCGAACCAATCGGTGGACGCCGTGCGGCACATCGTCGCCGAGGACACCCCGCCGCCGGGGCTCAAGGTCTATGTCAGCGGTGCGGCACCCTTGGCCTCGGACACCCTGTCGATCGCCAACTCCAGCCTCAACAACATCACCATCGTGACGATCTTCCTGATCATCGCGATGCTGCTGATCGTCTACCGCTCCCCGAGCACCGTGTTGGTGCCGCTGGCCAGCGTGCTGTTCGAGATGCTGATCGCCAAGGGCGTGGTGTCCACGCTCGGGCACTTCGGTGTCATCCCGTTGTCCTCCTTCGCGGTGAACATGGTGGTATCGCTGACGCTCGGCGCCGGAACCGACTACGGCATCTTCCTGTTGGGCCGCTATCACGAGGCCCGCCAGGCCGGCGAGACCCGCGAGCAGGCCTACTACACCGCCTACAAGGGCGTGTCCCCCATCATCATCGGTTCGGGCCTGACCATCGCCGGCGCCGGCTTCTGCCTGAGCTTCGCGCGACTGGACTACTTCCACACCATGGGCCCGGCGGTCGCCATCGCGATGTTGCTGACGATCTCGGCGGCGCTGACACTCGGCCCGGCCATCCTGACCGTCGGCAGCCTCTTCGGTTTGTTCGACCCGAAACGGGTTGTCCGAGGCCATCTTTACCGCCGGATCGCGGCCAGTGTCGTGCGCTGGCCGGTGCCGATTCTGGCCGCCAGCTGCGCCGTCGTCATGCTGGGAGCGGTCTTCGTGCCGACCTATCGGGTCAGCTACGACGACCGCACGTACCAACCCGCCGACGCACCCGCCAACCAGGGGTTCGCCGCGTCCGACCGGCACTTCGCCCCGAGCAAGCTGTTCACCGAGATGCTGATGGTCGAGTCCGACCACGACCTGCGCAACTCCGCCGATTTCATCTCGCTGGACCGGGTGGCCAAGGCGCTGATCCGGCTGCCCGGCGTGGCGATGGTGCAGAGCATCACCCGGCCTCTGGGCCGGCCGCTGGACCATGCCAGCATTCCGTACCTGTTCACCACCCAGGGCAGCGGCAGCGGCCAGCAGTTGCCGTTCAACCAGCAGGCCAACGGCGATACCGACAAACAGGCTCAGATCCAGGCGGACACCGTCGCGACACTGGGCAAGACGATCGACCTCACCCAGAAGATGGCCGACGATCTGCACAGCACCGTGCTCACCTTCGAGAATCTGCAGCAGGTCACCGACGAGGTCAACTCCGATGTTGCCAACCTCGACGACTTCATGCGACCGCTGAAGAACTACTTCTACTGGGAGCCACACTGTTTCGACATTCCGGTGTGCTACGCCTTCAAGTCGCTGTTCGACGGGTTGGACGGCATCGACGCGCTCAACGCCCAGATCGCCAACGCGACCGCCGACTTCCAGGCCATCGATGCACTGATGCCGCAGATGATCACCCAGCTGAAGATCCAGCGAGACCAGACGCAGGCCCTGCAGGCCGTCATCGTGAACTCCTACGGCCCGTCACACCTGCAGTCCACCCAGACCGATCAGACCTTCGACGACATGATCAACGTGGGCAACGATTTCGACGCATCTCGCAGCGACGACTTCTTCTACATGCCCCGGGAGGCCTTCGACAACGAAGACGTCAAGACCGGGATGAAACTCATGATCTCACCCGACGGCAAGGCCGCGCGGTTCATCGTCACGCATGAGGGCAACGCCATGGGGCCCGAGGGTGTCGAGCACGTCGAACAGTTCCCCGACGCCATCAAGGCGGCGCTGAAGGAGACGTCGCTGGCCGGGTCGCGCATCTATATCGGTGGCGCGGGATCCAACAACAAGGACATCAAGCAGTACGGCGCGTCAGATCTGCTGATCGTGGCGATCGCCGCGTTCATCCTGATCTTCCTGATCATGTTGTTCATCACGCGAAGTCTGATCGCCGCCTTGGTGATTCCCGGCACGGTGGCCTTCTCGTTCGCCGGCGCGTTCGGGCTCTCGGTGCTGGTGTGGCAACACCTGATCGGACTGCACCTGCACTGGCTGGTGCTGCCGATCACGTTCATCATCCTGGTCGCGGTCGGATCCGACTACAACCTGTTGCTGATCGCCCGCGTCAAAGAGGAGGTGCACGCGGGGTTGCACACCGGACTCATCCGGGCGCTCGGCAGCACCGGCGGCGTGGTGACCTCGGCGGGGCTGGTGTTCGCGTTCACCATGCTGGCGATGCTCACCAGCGATCTGCGCACCATCGGGCAGGTCGGTACGACGGTGTGCATCGGCCTGCTGCTGGACACCCTGATCGTGCGGTCCTTCATCGTGCCGTGCCTGATCCGGATTCTGGGCCCCTGGTTCTGGTGGCCGACGCTGGTGCGTACCCGGCCACTGCGAGCCCCGTCCGATGTCGCGGGGGTGCGGCGATGA
- a CDS encoding MmpS family transport accessory protein, giving the protein MSQRSVGRVVLERAWLPLVAVIAVSVGAVCMWKVHQSSAPGPVIAVNGPQAPEEFTPKQLTYELFGDLGSGGMLVYVDLDAHPHQVDIAELPWSHTETTTLTVVSGSISAQVKGGQVGCRMLVNGVVRDQQSATRENADVTCRVKSA; this is encoded by the coding sequence GTGAGCCAGCGTTCAGTCGGCAGGGTTGTGTTGGAGCGGGCCTGGTTACCGTTGGTCGCCGTCATCGCCGTCAGTGTCGGCGCCGTCTGCATGTGGAAGGTGCACCAGAGCTCTGCCCCCGGACCGGTGATCGCGGTCAACGGTCCGCAGGCTCCCGAGGAGTTCACCCCCAAACAGCTCACCTATGAGTTGTTCGGGGACCTGGGCAGTGGCGGCATGCTGGTCTACGTCGACTTGGACGCCCATCCACACCAGGTCGACATCGCCGAACTGCCGTGGTCACACACCGAGACCACGACGCTGACCGTCGTGTCCGGCAGCATCTCGGCACAGGTGAAGGGCGGCCAGGTCGGCTGCCGCATGCTGGTGAACGGTGTGGTCCGCGATCAGCAGTCGGCCACCAGGGAGAACGCGGATGTTACCTGCCGGGTGAAGTCCGCGTGA
- a CDS encoding MarR family transcriptional regulator yields the protein MAAPSTGDDAAAVSAMIETSTDLMWRYLVDRDDLSASATLVLNRLDREGPMRLTALAEAEGSSQSGMTQLVQRMERQGLVERWSDPEDGRVSLVMVGAAGRELWAGRKEVRLERIADLLDGLSEDDRAALWLAARVAARLLGEMRELADIRLARHAGER from the coding sequence GTGGCGGCCCCTTCCACCGGCGATGACGCGGCAGCAGTGTCGGCGATGATCGAGACGAGTACCGACCTCATGTGGCGGTACCTGGTGGACCGCGACGATCTGAGCGCCAGTGCGACCCTGGTACTCAACCGGCTGGACCGCGAGGGCCCGATGCGGCTGACTGCACTGGCCGAGGCCGAGGGATCCAGCCAATCGGGAATGACCCAGCTGGTGCAACGTATGGAGCGTCAGGGTCTGGTGGAACGCTGGAGTGACCCCGAGGACGGCCGAGTCTCGTTGGTGATGGTCGGCGCCGCCGGCCGGGAACTATGGGCCGGGCGCAAGGAGGTGCGCCTTGAGCGCATCGCCGATCTGCTGGACGGCCTGTCCGAGGACGACCGGGCGGCATTGTGGCTGGCCGCCCGCGTCGCGGCACGGTTGCTGGGGGAGATGCGTGAGCTCGCCGACATCCGGTTGGCGCGCCACGCGGGCGAGCGCTGA
- a CDS encoding STAS/SEC14 domain-containing protein, whose protein sequence is MIEVLQDMPAGVTGIRVSGRISGDDLRAFQPTMEQLGNAGEIRIVEVIAADYAGFGPGGLAADLKLGFGTLLQHHSAFKRVAVVSDKEWVKHTLHALAWMVPGELAIFGLDELDQAKHWAAQ, encoded by the coding sequence ATGATTGAGGTATTGCAGGATATGCCCGCCGGCGTGACCGGGATCCGGGTGTCCGGCCGGATCAGCGGAGACGACTTGCGGGCCTTCCAGCCGACCATGGAACAACTGGGCAACGCCGGCGAGATCCGGATAGTCGAGGTCATCGCAGCGGACTATGCGGGGTTCGGCCCGGGTGGCCTGGCCGCGGATCTGAAGTTGGGTTTCGGCACGCTGCTGCAGCATCATTCGGCGTTCAAGCGGGTCGCGGTGGTGTCCGACAAGGAGTGGGTCAAACACACCCTGCACGCCCTGGCGTGGATGGTCCCTGGTGAGCTCGCGATCTTCGGGTTGGACGAATTGGACCAGGCCAAGCACTGGGCTGCCCAATAG
- a CDS encoding 1,4-beta-xylanase, which yields MDRRTALKLPLFLAAGAALTHIPLASADSARWTADRANAWYKAQDWLVGANYIPANAINQIEMWQSGTYDPRRIDGELRVAQQIGFNTMRVFLHDQLWVQDRPGFARKLAQFVSIAASHGIKPLFVLFDSCWDPHPKLGPQHAPVPGVHNSGWVQSPGAALLGDQQYRKVLLDYVTGVIGLFRNDTRVLGWDLWNEPDNPAKVYRKSERSDKVALVTALLPQVFQWARAANPVQPLTSGVWQGSWAPGKLSDMARVQLDNSDVISFHSYGKPADFEDRVNELVPLGRPLLCTEYLARPEGSTIEAILPIAKRRNIGMYNWGLVAGKTQTYFPWDSWDHPDAAEPKLWFHDLLYPDGRAYRASEIQTIQSLTGRVGQT from the coding sequence GTGGATCGTCGTACCGCCCTCAAATTGCCCCTGTTCCTGGCTGCCGGTGCTGCGCTGACCCACATACCCCTTGCCTCGGCAGATTCCGCGCGGTGGACCGCTGATCGCGCCAATGCCTGGTACAAAGCTCAAGATTGGCTGGTAGGCGCCAACTACATCCCGGCAAACGCGATCAACCAGATCGAGATGTGGCAGTCAGGCACGTACGACCCGCGCCGCATCGACGGCGAACTTCGCGTCGCCCAGCAGATCGGCTTCAACACCATGCGAGTGTTCCTGCACGATCAGCTGTGGGTGCAGGACCGTCCCGGCTTCGCGCGCAAGCTCGCGCAGTTCGTCAGCATCGCGGCCAGCCACGGCATCAAACCGCTGTTCGTGTTGTTCGATTCCTGCTGGGACCCGCACCCCAAGCTGGGACCCCAGCACGCGCCGGTTCCCGGCGTGCACAATTCCGGCTGGGTGCAGAGCCCGGGTGCAGCGCTGCTGGGGGATCAGCAATACCGGAAAGTGTTGTTGGACTACGTCACCGGCGTCATCGGCCTGTTCCGCAACGACACCAGGGTCTTGGGCTGGGATCTGTGGAACGAGCCCGACAACCCGGCGAAGGTCTACCGTAAATCGGAGCGGTCCGACAAGGTCGCGCTGGTGACGGCGCTGCTGCCGCAGGTGTTTCAATGGGCGCGGGCGGCCAACCCGGTCCAGCCCTTGACAAGTGGTGTCTGGCAGGGGAGTTGGGCGCCGGGCAAGCTCAGCGATATGGCACGGGTCCAGCTGGACAACTCCGATGTCATCAGCTTCCACTCGTATGGAAAGCCGGCAGACTTCGAGGATCGCGTCAACGAGCTGGTACCGCTGGGGCGTCCCCTGCTGTGCACCGAGTACCTGGCCCGACCGGAGGGCAGCACCATCGAGGCCATCCTTCCCATCGCCAAACGCCGCAATATCGGCATGTACAACTGGGGCCTGGTGGCGGGAAAGACACAGACCTACTTCCCGTGGGATTCCTGGGATCACCCGGACGCGGCCGAGCCCAAACTGTGGTTCCACGACCTGTTGTACCCCGATGGCCGCGCCTACCGGGCCAGCGAGATCCAGACCATCCAGTCACTCACCGGGCGGGTCGGCCAGACCTAG
- a CDS encoding alpha/beta fold hydrolase has protein sequence MADPRVLELDLPHLRMTALEWGPSDGRLAVCVHGFPDSAHSWRLVAPALADKGFRVIAPFTRGYAPTGPAPDGDYHLGALMSDLIDLHAALGAPADAVLIGHDWGGWTANALAAYPDSPFAAHISMALPPIRVIASSSFGLARTAKMAAIQLRNSWYILFFQLPFLPERVLGRVIPRLWKDWSPRHADVAGDVARTLAALPTPAHRRAAVAYYRANARFTPATAPYRRLHRYRLDLPRVSMLLLHGDQDGCMQVGYLEHAQKQLPDGSKVQIIPGAGHFLQVDKPEAVTVAILDYLAQLGLADPPGE, from the coding sequence ATGGCCGACCCCCGTGTCCTGGAACTCGACCTGCCGCACCTGCGCATGACGGCATTGGAGTGGGGCCCGTCCGACGGCAGGCTGGCTGTGTGTGTGCACGGCTTCCCCGACAGCGCGCACAGCTGGCGTCTTGTGGCACCGGCACTGGCCGACAAGGGGTTTCGCGTCATCGCACCGTTCACTCGGGGTTACGCCCCGACCGGTCCCGCGCCCGACGGGGACTATCACTTGGGCGCACTCATGTCCGACCTGATCGATCTGCACGCCGCGCTCGGGGCTCCCGCGGACGCGGTGCTCATTGGCCACGACTGGGGAGGCTGGACCGCCAACGCGCTGGCCGCGTACCCCGACTCGCCGTTCGCGGCGCATATCTCGATGGCGCTGCCACCGATCCGCGTCATCGCCAGCTCCTCGTTCGGGCTGGCCCGGACGGCGAAGATGGCAGCGATCCAGCTGCGCAACAGCTGGTACATCCTGTTCTTCCAGCTTCCGTTCCTGCCGGAGCGGGTGCTGGGCCGGGTGATCCCGCGGTTGTGGAAGGACTGGTCGCCGCGGCACGCCGATGTCGCCGGCGATGTGGCCAGGACGTTGGCTGCGCTGCCCACGCCGGCGCACCGCCGGGCCGCCGTCGCGTACTACCGGGCGAACGCCCGCTTTACGCCGGCCACGGCGCCCTACCGGCGCCTGCACCGCTACCGACTCGACCTCCCCCGCGTAAGCATGCTGTTGCTCCACGGCGATCAGGACGGGTGCATGCAGGTCGGCTACCTGGAGCACGCGCAGAAACAACTACCGGACGGCAGCAAGGTCCAGATCATCCCGGGCGCAGGACATTTCCTGCAGGTGGACAAGCCCGAAGCCGTGACGGTGGCGATCCTGGATTACCTGGCCCAGCTAGGTCTGGCCGACCCGCCCGGTGAGTGA
- a CDS encoding sensor histidine kinase, whose amino-acid sequence MPAPARRVLIQFVVLALAAGDAVGSLLAEEPPRYAVPLAVIAVGVLPFRNKMPYLALALTLPGLIFDVTLAPLIALYTVAERRSSRYALVLCIAAFFVCYASPWDRDYSGVSTILSLVYAIVFSAAPVWLGLLIRARAALSDKLAEIERARAHEEELLVQQAITQERTALAREMHDVISHKVSLIAVQAGALQVTSSDPASAETARTIRALSVRTLDELREMVGVLRPSATHEIELAPQPSIDDLPHLIETSGIDTTINIVDTASTRPSSSVQRALYRTVQEGLTNIAKHAPGAQATMDLWITDDSAELRLTNSASTRPPEHLPSSHHGLLGLRERAELLGGSIRSHGTSDGGFELVMSIPLQQ is encoded by the coding sequence GTGCCCGCACCCGCCCGGCGGGTGTTGATTCAGTTCGTGGTGCTTGCCCTCGCGGCCGGCGACGCCGTCGGTTCCCTGCTTGCCGAAGAACCCCCGCGGTATGCGGTGCCCTTGGCCGTGATCGCGGTGGGAGTGTTGCCCTTCCGGAACAAGATGCCCTATCTGGCCCTCGCTCTGACGCTTCCGGGTCTGATTTTCGATGTCACGCTCGCCCCGCTGATTGCGCTGTACACCGTTGCCGAACGCCGGAGTTCGCGGTATGCCCTCGTGCTGTGCATCGCCGCGTTCTTCGTCTGCTACGCCAGTCCGTGGGACCGCGACTACTCCGGCGTGAGCACGATACTGAGCTTGGTCTATGCCATCGTCTTCAGCGCTGCCCCGGTGTGGTTGGGGTTGTTGATCCGGGCCAGGGCCGCGCTGTCGGACAAGCTTGCCGAAATCGAACGTGCCCGCGCGCACGAAGAAGAGCTCCTGGTGCAGCAGGCAATCACGCAGGAACGGACAGCGCTGGCCCGCGAAATGCACGATGTGATTTCGCACAAGGTCAGCCTGATCGCAGTGCAGGCCGGCGCGCTCCAAGTCACCTCTTCGGATCCGGCCTCCGCCGAGACCGCCCGCACCATCCGCGCGCTGAGTGTGCGCACCCTCGATGAACTACGCGAAATGGTCGGTGTGCTGAGGCCATCGGCAACGCACGAGATCGAACTCGCCCCGCAGCCGAGCATCGACGACCTCCCCCACCTGATCGAGACATCGGGTATCGACACCACCATCAACATCGTCGATACCGCGTCGACTCGGCCGTCATCGAGCGTTCAGCGCGCGCTGTACCGGACCGTGCAAGAGGGCCTCACCAATATCGCCAAACACGCACCGGGAGCGCAGGCCACCATGGATCTGTGGATCACCGACGATTCGGCCGAGCTCAGGCTGACGAACTCCGCGTCCACCCGCCCGCCCGAACACCTGCCCAGCTCCCACCACGGGCTGCTGGGACTTCGTGAGCGGGCGGAACTGCTGGGCGGTTCCATTCGATCTCACGGCACCAGTGACGGCGGATTCGAACTGGTGATGAGCATTCCGCTGCAGCAGTAG
- a CDS encoding response regulator has protein sequence MTKVVIVDDEALIRSGFRLILSAVEGIDVVATCDGIQALDVIAEYQPDVVLLDIRMPGKDGLSILADLQKMPDPPKVAVLTTFDADDYIAAALRLGAAGFLLKDTDPEQLPHMVRSLAAGGLVLSDKVSPRVVTGYLEDRTDESALTMIEKLSDRETEVLTLLAQGRSNAEIAATIYSSVGTVKDQVSSILSKLSVKSRVEAAIIAQRAGLLENR, from the coding sequence ATGACGAAAGTCGTCATCGTCGATGACGAGGCACTGATTCGCTCCGGCTTCAGGTTGATCCTGTCTGCCGTCGAGGGCATTGATGTCGTGGCCACCTGTGACGGCATCCAGGCACTTGACGTCATTGCCGAATATCAACCCGACGTCGTGCTGCTCGATATCCGGATGCCGGGCAAAGACGGACTCAGCATTCTGGCCGACCTGCAGAAAATGCCCGACCCGCCCAAGGTCGCCGTCCTCACCACCTTCGATGCCGACGACTACATCGCCGCCGCCCTTCGACTCGGAGCCGCGGGCTTCCTCCTCAAGGACACCGACCCGGAGCAACTTCCACATATGGTCCGCAGCCTTGCCGCCGGTGGCCTCGTCCTCTCGGACAAAGTCAGTCCCCGGGTGGTCACCGGATACCTCGAAGACCGCACCGATGAGTCGGCGCTCACGATGATCGAGAAGCTCAGCGATCGCGAGACCGAGGTGTTGACACTGCTGGCCCAAGGTCGTTCCAACGCAGAGATCGCCGCCACCATCTATTCGAGCGTCGGAACAGTCAAAGACCAGGTCAGCTCCATCTTGTCCAAACTGTCGGTCAAGTCACGGGTCGAGGCGGCGATCATCGCCCAACGCGCCGGGTTGCTCGAGAACCGATGA
- a CDS encoding alpha/beta hydrolase, which produces MLDWPLLEGPIRTLLQVGAASLVMWLLIRLFGAPRPLSWKAALVAAGAVLAVAVTWLGQYVARHVLVLFPDRLTASVYVWVGIGLFVACLACGVAAVEQRRRLKVTALAACAVAVLACANQVNATFGAYPTIRYALGIAHPDDIALPASRARTLVSTADRSLESQWKRPADLDSRGKITTAVIPGSLSSFGARPAKIYLPPAYFAPLPPRLPVLILLTGQPGTPQDWLGAGRLSVVMDSFAAEHQGLAPVVVVPDPTGGPLADPLCVDSRRGKADSYLAVDVPRWISAKLTVAQHHSAWSVAGASYGGTCALQLATNHPDVYPTFLDIAGSVEPTLGDRNRTVAEAFGGDFTAFERINPLTLLGSRRYPDSAGAVVAGTSDAEARGDGRRIVQAGKTAGMQIHLTELPGAHDWRLFSSALRHELPFLARKIGLID; this is translated from the coding sequence ATGTTGGACTGGCCTCTCCTCGAGGGACCCATCCGGACTCTTCTGCAGGTCGGTGCCGCATCACTTGTCATGTGGCTGCTGATCAGGCTGTTCGGTGCGCCCAGGCCGCTGTCGTGGAAAGCGGCTCTGGTGGCGGCCGGCGCGGTCCTCGCGGTCGCCGTCACCTGGCTGGGCCAATATGTGGCCCGCCATGTGCTGGTGCTTTTTCCCGACCGGCTGACTGCTTCGGTCTACGTATGGGTGGGCATCGGGCTCTTCGTGGCCTGCCTGGCATGCGGGGTTGCCGCCGTTGAGCAACGTCGGCGGCTCAAGGTGACCGCGCTGGCGGCGTGCGCGGTGGCCGTACTGGCATGTGCCAACCAGGTCAACGCCACCTTCGGTGCCTATCCGACCATCAGGTACGCGCTGGGGATCGCGCATCCCGATGACATCGCCCTGCCGGCAAGTCGCGCACGAACACTGGTGTCCACGGCTGACCGTTCTCTGGAATCTCAATGGAAGCGGCCGGCCGACCTTGACTCGCGGGGCAAGATCACCACGGCGGTGATCCCGGGTTCGCTGTCGTCGTTCGGTGCCCGCCCGGCGAAGATCTACCTCCCGCCGGCGTACTTCGCGCCGCTGCCGCCTCGGCTGCCGGTGCTGATCCTGCTCACCGGACAGCCAGGGACGCCACAGGACTGGCTCGGCGCAGGACGATTGTCGGTGGTGATGGATTCGTTCGCTGCCGAGCACCAGGGCCTGGCACCGGTGGTGGTCGTCCCCGACCCCACGGGAGGCCCGCTGGCCGACCCCCTGTGTGTGGACTCACGCAGGGGGAAGGCCGACAGCTACTTGGCAGTGGACGTGCCGCGCTGGATTTCGGCAAAACTGACAGTCGCGCAACATCATTCGGCCTGGAGCGTGGCGGGCGCGTCCTACGGCGGGACCTGTGCGCTACAACTGGCCACCAATCATCCCGACGTGTATCCCACATTCCTCGACATAGCCGGATCCGTCGAACCGACGCTGGGCGACCGGAACCGCACCGTCGCAGAGGCTTTCGGGGGTGATTTCACGGCGTTCGAGCGAATCAATCCGCTGACCCTGCTCGGTTCTCGGCGCTACCCCGACAGTGCCGGAGCGGTGGTGGCCGGAACCTCGGATGCCGAGGCACGCGGTGACGGCCGACGGATCGTCCAGGCCGGCAAGACTGCCGGAATGCAGATCCATCTCACCGAGCTACCCGGGGCGCACGATTGGCGGTTGTTCTCCTCGGCGCTGCGTCACGAGTTGCCCTTCCTCGCGCGAAAGATCGGCCTCATCGACTGA
- a CDS encoding MspA family porin produces MIARRAAAVAIAVGSLVGAGNGIAHARLDDQLSAVDGAGRTLTVQQWDTVVEGVASLDRNPLTREWFHSGKATYAVSGPDAAGFKGKLELGYQVGFPWALGMNVSFTYTTPNVKADKGNPRNGYLRVITPNLFPGVSITSNLSNGPGTQEVSTFSTGVSGAEGAVAVSNAHGTVTGVAGGVLLRPFVRLTSSTGATVTTYTHPWNLD; encoded by the coding sequence ATGATCGCGCGGAGGGCAGCGGCGGTGGCGATCGCGGTGGGATCGTTGGTGGGGGCGGGCAATGGCATCGCACACGCACGGTTGGACGACCAGCTCAGTGCCGTCGACGGCGCGGGCCGGACCCTGACGGTTCAGCAATGGGACACCGTCGTCGAGGGTGTCGCGTCCCTGGACCGCAACCCGCTCACCCGCGAGTGGTTTCACTCGGGGAAGGCCACCTACGCGGTGTCCGGTCCTGACGCCGCCGGGTTCAAGGGCAAGCTGGAGCTCGGCTATCAGGTCGGCTTCCCCTGGGCCCTCGGTATGAACGTCTCTTTCACCTACACCACGCCGAATGTCAAGGCCGACAAGGGTAACCCGCGCAACGGGTACCTGCGGGTCATCACCCCGAATCTGTTCCCCGGCGTATCGATCACGTCCAACCTGAGTAATGGCCCTGGTACGCAGGAGGTTTCGACGTTCTCCACCGGTGTTTCCGGTGCCGAAGGTGCGGTGGCCGTGTCGAATGCGCACGGCACGGTGACCGGTGTCGCCGGCGGGGTGCTCCTGCGGCCGTTTGTCCGGCTCACCTCGAGTACAGGTGCCACCGTCACGACGTACACGCACCCGTGGAATCTGGATTGA
- a CDS encoding helix-turn-helix domain-containing protein, protein MATIGSAPQVGPLLREWRQRRRLTQLELALDAGVSARHLSFIETGRSKPGRDMLLRLGERLDVPFRERNLLLLAAGHAPAFPEHPFGAPELAPVREALERILKSHEPYPAVVFDRHWNLVAANAAIQPLIATIDPALLDPPVNVLRIGLELIPQIINAHDVMGYFRDRIERQLAATADKQLAQLLDEFDTYLSSEDRGAASESDFAQNLGPVRVRAPGGGEWSFFGMFGTFDMPFEVTISELAMELLFPADRATADAFASLARDRDGS, encoded by the coding sequence ATGGCAACCATTGGCTCCGCTCCGCAGGTCGGGCCGCTGCTGCGGGAGTGGCGGCAACGGCGTCGGCTGACCCAGCTAGAGCTTGCGCTCGATGCGGGCGTGTCGGCGCGGCATCTGAGTTTCATCGAGACCGGCCGCTCCAAGCCCGGGCGAGACATGCTGCTGCGCCTTGGAGAGCGGCTCGACGTCCCGTTCCGCGAACGCAACCTGCTACTGCTCGCCGCTGGGCATGCTCCAGCATTCCCTGAGCATCCCTTCGGCGCACCCGAACTCGCGCCAGTCCGCGAAGCGCTGGAGCGGATTCTGAAAAGTCACGAGCCCTATCCGGCGGTCGTCTTCGACCGTCACTGGAATCTGGTCGCCGCGAACGCAGCCATACAACCGCTCATAGCGACCATCGATCCTGCGTTGCTCGACCCGCCGGTCAACGTACTTCGCATCGGTCTGGAGTTGATTCCGCAGATCATCAACGCCCACGATGTCATGGGCTACTTTCGTGATCGCATTGAGCGCCAGCTTGCCGCCACCGCCGACAAGCAGCTTGCACAGCTTCTGGACGAGTTCGACACCTACCTGTCCAGCGAAGATCGAGGCGCGGCAAGCGAATCCGACTTCGCGCAGAATCTAGGTCCGGTCAGAGTCCGGGCGCCCGGCGGCGGCGAGTGGTCGTTCTTCGGCATGTTCGGCACATTCGACATGCCGTTCGAAGTCACGATTTCCGAATTGGCCATGGAGTTGCTCTTTCCCGCCGACCGTGCGACTGCCGATGCGTTTGCGTCGCTTGCTCGAGATCGCGACGGAAGCTAG